From a single Nicotiana tabacum cultivar K326 chromosome 8, ASM71507v2, whole genome shotgun sequence genomic region:
- the LOC107785349 gene encoding polygalacturonase-like has protein sequence MRKMSLLENLPLFFTILFLILNSSIAANAIYNVKNYGAKSNGKIDSSKAFLSAWAAACASTSPATIYVPKGSYLLKSAYFQGETCKSKAITLHIDGTILAPSDYNANRNEENWMKFERVTGVSIYGGTLDGQGASLWACKTSSKNCPQGTMGLTFSNSSNIDISGLTSKNSQMFHILVDNCDNVKLQGVKVSAPGNSPNTDGIHVQYSSKVTIMNSHIGTGDDCISIGPGTSNLWIENIACGPGHGISIGSLGWELEEPGVQNVTVKTVTFSGTQNGLRVKTWARSSNGFVKNVLFQHIVMANVQNPIIIDQNYCPNNENCPHQGSGVKISNVKYQDIRGTSATEVAVKFDCSKKYPCSGISIEDVNLSYRDQPAEASCVNAGGRASGSVKQTSCLG, from the exons atgaggaaaatgagttTACTAGAAAACCTCCCACTTTTTTTCACAATCTTGTTCTTGATCTTAAACTCTTCCATTGCTGCAAATGCAATATATAATGTCAAAAACTATGGAGCAAAATCCAATGGAAAAATCGATTCATCCAAAGCTTTTCTGAGTGCATGGGCTGCAGCATGTGCATCTACTAGCCCTGCCACCATTTACGTGCCAAAGGGAAGTTACTTGCTTAAAAGTGCATATTTTCAAGGTGAAACATGCAAGAGCAAGGCTATTACCTTACACATTGATGGCACTATATTAGCTCCATCGGATTATAATGCCAATCGGAATGAAGAAAATTGGATGAAATTTGAAAGAGTCACTGGAGTTTCCATATATGGTGGAACCTTAGATGGACAAGGTGCTAGTCTTTGGGCTTGCAAAACCTCTAGCAAGAATTGTCCTCAAGGAACAATG GGACTTACTTTTTCCAACTCCAGCAACATAGATATAAGCGGATTAACATCGAAAAACAGCCAAATGTTCCACATATTGGTAGATAATTGTGATAATGTGAAGCTACAAGGAGTAAAGGTATCAGCTCCAGGAAACAGTCCCAACACCGATGGTATTCACGTCCAATATTCGTCTAAAGTCACCATTATGAACTCCCATATTGGAACTGGAGATGATTGTATCTCAATTGGCCCTGGAACCTCCAACTTATGGATTGAAAACATTGCCTGTGGCCCTGGCCATGGAATAAG CATTGGAAGTTTAGGCTGGGAACTAGAAGAGCCTGGAGTTCAAAATGTTACAGTTAAAACAGTCACGTTCAGTGGAACACAAAAtggattgagagtaaaaacatgGGCAAGATCAAGCAATGGCTTCGTCAAAAATGTTCTCTTCCAGCATATAGTTATGGCTAACGTTCAAAACCCTATCATTATAGACCAAAATTATTGCCCTAACAATGAAAATTGCCCTCATCAG ggCTCGGGTGTGAAAATCAGCAACGTAAAGTATCAGGACATACGCGGTACATCTGCTACGGAAGTTGCAGTGAAATTTGATTGTAGCAAAAAATATCCATGCAGTGGCATATCAATAGAAGATGTAAATCTTAGCTATAGAGATCAACCCGCTGAAGCTTCTTGTGTTAATGCTGGAGGAAGAGCTTCTGGTTCTGTAAAACAAACTAGTTGCTTAGGTTAG